The uncultured Methanoregula sp. genomic sequence CGGGGCAGAGGAGGGAGTTATCAGGATCCCCCTTCTTAAGGCGTCCACAATGAGTGAAGTCTGCGGCAGCTGCCTTACCGCTTTTATGATCTGGTCCTCGAGACCCTGCGGGAGATCGATCGCGATGATGAAATTTGAACCTTTTCTCTGTACGATCTCTTTTCTTGTCCGTTCTGCAAATTCAGCATAATCGGACACATACGGAATGACTGTCAGATTCTCGCAACAATTCACAAAGATTCCTCCCGATACATATTCTCGCTCTCCGGTTCCAGGCCCGGTTATTTCAGCCCGGTTTCACCGGCACAGATTGCAGTCTGGTTTTTGTCAGCCCCTTCAATGGTAACGAATTTAGAGACCATCCCGGCGATCGAGAAGCTGCTCTCCTCGCAAAAACGTGCTGCATACCGCGAGATCTGAATGGCATCCCGGATCGAATACTTTGCAAGGGCCCCGGATTTCTTTTTCTCACTAAGGTAGTGCACGATCGCGTCAACCAGCTGCTCCTTTACAAACGGCACGTTCCTTGATACGATCTCGACGAGCTCCTTCTCGGTCGGGAGCTCAACCTGCAGGATCGGCCTCAGCCGCGACTCGATGTAGTCCGGGATGACGTAGGTCGATGCATCGTCATTCATGGTGGCAACGAGGCGGAACTCGTCGTGGGCAATAATTTTGATGCCGGTGATGGTTGACCGGACATAGCGGCGGTCGTCGAGAAGCGAGGCAAGACTTGCCCAGCATTTCTCATTCATGCGGCTGGCTTCGTCAAGGATACAGATCCCCCCGTTGACAACAGCAGATACCAGAGGACTCCCGCGATAGATGACTTTCTGGTCTGATGAGAGGACCGGCGTGACGATAAGATCCTCAGGCTGCATATCCGAAGTACAGTTCAGGATATACACCGGGCGATCGAAAACCCGGGCCGCACAGCAGCCCAGCGTTGTCTTGCCGCAGCCCGGTGCTCCGACAAGGGCCGGGGTCATCGAGCGGTCGTGCTCATCCTTTTTCAGCCAGGCTGCGCAGAGCAGCCGGTGTACTTC encodes the following:
- a CDS encoding MoxR family ATPase; this translates as MGTEDEIQLNYAAGNVTIQLCEPDNVEGEWIGQNEVHRLLCAAWLKKDEHDRSMTPALVGAPGCGKTTLGCCAARVFDRPVYILNCTSDMQPEDLIVTPVLSSDQKVIYRGSPLVSAVVNGGICILDEASRMNEKCWASLASLLDDRRYVRSTITGIKIIAHDEFRLVATMNDDASTYVIPDYIESRLRPILQVELPTEKELVEIVSRNVPFVKEQLVDAIVHYLSEKKKSGALAKYSIRDAIQISRYAARFCEESSFSIAGMVSKFVTIEGADKNQTAICAGETGLK